ATTCCAGCAGAAATAAATGCTGGTGAGAAATCTAACATAAACAGTAACTATCGTTTTGATAATTTCGTTGAAGGTAAATCTAACCAATTGGCTAGAGCCGCCGCGCAGCAGGTTGCAGATAATCCAGGTGGTGCCTATAACCCTCTATTTATATATGGTGGTACTGGCTTGGGTAAAACCCACTTACTACATGCTGTTGGTAACGGAATTCGTGAATTTAAAAAAGATGCGAAAGTTGTATACATGCATTCAGAGCGTTTTGTTCAAGATATGGTTCGTGCGCTACAAAATAACGCCATAGAAGAATTCAAACGATACTATCGTTCGGTCGATGCATTATTGATCGACGATATCCAGTTCTTTGCTAATAAAGAACGTTCCCAAGAAGAATTTTTTCATACTTTCAATGCATTGTTAGAAGATAACCAGCAGATCATTTTAACTTCTGATCGTTACCCAAAAGAAATTGATGGGGTAGAGGATAGATTAAAATCTCGTTTTGGCTGGGGGCTTACCATTGCCATTGAACCTCCAGAGTTAGAGACTCGCGTTGCTATTCTTATGAAGAAAGCGAACGAGAATAAGATCAAGCTACCCAATGAAGTCGCATTCTTTATTGCCAAACGTTTACGCTCTAATGTTCGTGAGCTCGAAGGTGCATTGAACAGGGTGATCGCTAACGCTAATTTCACCGGTCGTCCAATAACAATTGATTTTGTACGTGAAGCGCTTAGGGATTTGCTGGCATTACAAGAAAAACTCGTTACTATTGATAACATTCAAAAAACGGTAGCTGAATACTTCAAAATTAAAGTTGCGGATATTTTGTCTAAACGACGTAGTCGCAGTGTTGCCAGGCCCAGACAAATTGCAATGGCGTTATCTAAAGAGTTAACAAACCATAGCTTGCCTGAAATTGGTGACAAATTTGGCGGTAGGGATCATACTACTGTACTGCATGCCTGCCGTAAGGTTGCGCAGCTAAAAGAAGAAAGTCACGATATAAAAGAAGACTACCAGAATCTGATTCGCACTTTGTCATCCTAGGTAACTGAGTAAAGTATGAAATTCAAAATTAGTAGGGAAGACTTTTTAAAGCCACTCCAACTCGTTTCCGGTGCCGTAGAACGTCGCCACACACTTCCAATATTGTCTAATGTTCTGATTAAAGTTGATGGCGATTTGCTATGGCTTACCGGTACAGACTTAGAAGTGGAACTCATTTCCAGCATCAAATTAAATGGTGAGTTTGAGCAGGGCGAAATAACCGTTCCTGCCAAGAAGCTTGTCGATATTTGTCGAAGTTTAAGAGATGGGGTTGATATTGAATTTTCTGTTGATGGTTCTAAGGCCGTTATCAAATCTGGTAGAAGTAAATACACCCTTTCTACATTGTCTGCTGACGATTATCCAAATCTTGAAGATTGGGAAGGCGAAGTTGAATTTGAACTTGCGCAGAAAGATCTAAAACGATTGATAGATAGCACTCACTTCGCTATGGCGCAGCAGGATGTAAGATACTACCTCAATGGTATGTCTTTAGAGACTGATCAAAATATCATTCGAGCTGTTGCTACCGATGGCCACAGACTTGCGCTTTCCAAGATTGAAAATTCAGAAGCATTAGCTAATAAGCAAGTTATTATCCCAAGAAAAGGGGTAATGGAAATTCTTCGCTTGATTGGTGATGAAGATCAATTGCTTAAAGTTAAGTTAGGAAGTAACCATCTTCGAATTCACTCTTCAGAATTTATTTTCACCAGTAAATTGGTAGATGGTCGTTTTCCTGATTACAGAAGGGTATTGCCGAAAGATGGTGACAAGATCATTTCTGTAAACAGAAGTGATATGAAAGATGCATTAAGCCGTGCCGCTATTTTGTCTAACGAAAAATTCCGTGGTATTCGATTGAATGTCAGTAACAATGAGTTAATGATTACTGCGAATAACCCTGAACAAGA
Above is a window of Paraneptunicella aestuarii DNA encoding:
- the dnaN gene encoding DNA polymerase III subunit beta, producing MKFKISREDFLKPLQLVSGAVERRHTLPILSNVLIKVDGDLLWLTGTDLEVELISSIKLNGEFEQGEITVPAKKLVDICRSLRDGVDIEFSVDGSKAVIKSGRSKYTLSTLSADDYPNLEDWEGEVEFELAQKDLKRLIDSTHFAMAQQDVRYYLNGMSLETDQNIIRAVATDGHRLALSKIENSEALANKQVIIPRKGVMEILRLIGDEDQLLKVKLGSNHLRIHSSEFIFTSKLVDGRFPDYRRVLPKDGDKIISVNRSDMKDALSRAAILSNEKFRGIRLNVSNNELMITANNPEQEEAVEVVDVDYNGDSLEIGFNVAYMIDVMNALHSDSVKISLADSNSSALIEDPENDESLYVVMPMRL